A region from the Triticum aestivum cultivar Chinese Spring chromosome 3D, IWGSC CS RefSeq v2.1, whole genome shotgun sequence genome encodes:
- the LOC123078268 gene encoding uncharacterized protein isoform X2 — protein sequence MLPMELNGPPFGQPTPSTQVPTQDDFDDIDKLTLLSLEFTWSAEDDPIRPVILEEMKKIKSGKELVEEVRKIEKNINAGGTISSQLELSISGISLEVCEFPTPSHPAEQDSKSPEEEIPQIEEDQLKDKEQEDPELESPSNQVEDSSSITLEEVEEAVVVEDEEREIHLPIVIQERNVAGLSNPLDDMRPYDLFATTLHCMMPSVKVDLKKYLLGYDHIYPVSGITHISVDDSYFPRARRMLNETFHSHARIMLNETYHPHASIELADSDHPKHVLYSYAYVIGYSIDDLEGIVPTTCIVSFVECSFRFLLVHKSLHADQVRGDIPWDPGGLRAW from the coding sequence ATGTTGCCAATGGAGTTAAATGGTCCTCCATTTGGTCAACCAACACCTTCAACACAAGTGCCCACACAAGATGATTTTGACGATATAGACAAGCTCACATTGCTTAGTCTCGAGTTCACTTGGAGTGCTGAAGATGATCCAATCAGGCCGGTGATActagaggaaatgaagaagatcaagagtgGAAAAGAGTTAGTGGAGGAAGTAAGGAAGATTGAGAAGAACATCAACGCTGGCGGCACTATTTCTTCACAGCTAGAGCTGAGTATTTCAGGGATATCCCTTGAGGTGTGTGAGTTTCCAACACCGTCACATCCAGCTGAGCAAGATAGCAAGAGCCCAGAGGAAGAGATACCTCAGATTGAAGAAGATCAACTCAAAGACAAGGAACAAGAGGATCCAGAGCTCGAAAGCCCAAGCAATCAAGTTGAAGATTCATCATCTATTACTCTTGAAGAAGTAGAAGAAGCTGTTGTAGTTGAAGATGAAGAACGAGAAATTCATTTGCCTATTGTCATACAAGAGCGTAATGTAGCAGGTTTATCTAATCCTCTTGATGACATGCGTCCATATGATCTGTTTGCTACTACTTTGCATTGCATGATGCCATCTGTTAAAGTAGATTTGAAAAAGTATTTGCTTGGATATGATCATATATACCCTGTTAGTGGCATTACTCACATTAGTGTTGATGACAGTTACTTTCCTCGTGCTAGACGTATGCTTAATGAAACATTTCATTCTCATGCTAGAATCATGCTTAATGAAACATATCATCCACATGCTAGTATTGAGCTTGCTGATTCCGACCATCCTAAACATGTGCTTTATAGCTATGCTTATGTAATTGGATATTCGATTGATGACTTGGAGGGCATTGTCCCTACCACTTGCATTGTCTCTTTCGTTGAGTGCTCTTTTAGGTTCTTGCTTGTGCACAAATCACTTCATGCTGACCAGGTTCGAGGTGACATTCCTTGGGACCCTGGTGGACTCAGAGCATGGTGA